The following nucleotide sequence is from Paraburkholderia flava.
TACAGTGCGTGAATCGCCGCGCTACACAACGTTTACGGTTTCGCTTCGACCTGATCGAGCCATTCGCCGAACATCAGTCGAGCGGCCTTTTCGAGACCCGGTCCGAAGCGCGCGGTGTCGTCGCGCAGCTGCCGCACGTCGGTCCCTTCCGCGGCGATTTCGCTCGCATGGCCGATCAACCACGGCTCGAAGCGATCAGCACGGATTTCCGGATGACATTGCAGGCCCAGCACGTGCTGCCCCCACGCGAATGCCTGGTTTTCGCACACGGCCGTCGATGCGAGACGCGTTGCGCCCGCCGGCAGATCGAAGGTGTCGCCGTGCCAGTGCAGCATCGACGTCTGCGCCGCATCCAGATGACGCACCGGCGACGCGCGGCCCGCATCGGTCAGCGTCAGCGGCGACCAGCCGAGTTCAGTACGCGCCGCGCGATAAACACGCGCGCCGAGCACCCGCGCAATGAGCTGCGCGCCGAGACAGATGCCGAGCGTCGGCAGTCCGGCAGCAATACGCGTTTCTATTTTTTTGACGAGAGGAACGAGCGTCGGATAGCGCAGGTCGTCGCATGCATTGATCGGCCCGCCGAGTACGACCATCAACGATGGCGCGACCGGGTCCGGCGCCTCGATACGTGCGAAGCCAATATCGAGATAACGCACGGGGCGACTGCGCTCGCCCAGCACCAGTTCGAGACTGCCCAGATCCTCGAAGTGCACGTGGCGGATGGCCAGAACTTCGTCATTCATCGGCGGCTTCCGTCGTCAGGTTGGCGGATTAACGAATTGGCGAATGACTCGACCCGCGCCGCACGGCAAAAGCCGGTGCGGCGCGGGTGCCGCCCTCGAGGGGCGGCTTGTCGGCGCAGTGTAACGGAGTCGGACTCAGGCGTGTTGCGCGAAGACCTTCCAGGTCTTCTTTTGCGTCGCGACGTCCGCGGTCTCGTGAACAGAGCAATCGAGACGCAGGTCGGTATCCGAGAACGAGAGGTCGAGCAACGCGCAGCGATGCGGGACCTTCTTCGGATTCTTGCTCGGAATGAAATGCGTACAGCTCACGCACATGCGGTGCGACGGAATGTCACCCTGCACTTCGAGTTGCCGGATGGTTTTCAGCAGCGTGCGATAGAGCAGCGACTGCTCTTCGTCGCGCAGCGTGCCCACCGCCTTCGACAGAAAGTCCGGCCATTGCGCCGCCCGCTTCGCTGCCGTGCGGCCGCGTGCGGTGAGACGCACCGCGAGTGCGCGGCCGTCGTCAAGTGCGCGACGCTTTTCGACCAGACCCTTGCCCTCGAGCGTGCTGACCGCATCGCTCGTCGTCGCGGCCGTCAAGGCCGTTTCGCGTGCAATTTCGCCGAGCCGCATCGGACCGCGGCGCTGCATCAGCAAGACGAGAATTTCACCCTGGGTCGGCGTGAGTCCCGCGCCTTCCGCCCATTCCCATGCCTGACTCCGCATGGCCGTGCTCAGTCGTAACAGACCATGGGTCACCCGTCCCATTGCCTGTTCTCCGTAAACGCCTTCGCTCATGATCTATGTTTGGTTGTGACAGCTTTTCGCTGCGTGGTTGGTTGCTGGGCGCCGGATCGCAAGCAACCTCGTGGGGCAAGTTCCGCCGATATCCGGACGGGTTAACGTCAACGAACTTGAAAAAATTCCGTAAAAAAATACCGCATGACCGCTGCGTGACTCTCGCATATGCGGATGAAAACCGCGCGTCGCCGCACAACGTTCGCACCAGGAATCCACATTCTATGCGAGTGCGGCAAATCGCACAGCTAAGTTATCCCATGCATTCTGTGGATAACCCTGGGAAAAGCCCTTGCACAACATGTGCGCCGTTTCTTGACAACGTTTGCTTCGCCCGGCGGACCGCAAGAGTTATCCGCGTTCCGCACGCTTCATGCACTCGCGATCCGCGTAGTTATTGCATTCGCAGCCCGATGACTTTGCACGGGTTTACCGCGTTATCCACAGAAAGGGTCGATGCTTGTTAACTATTACTACAGACGTATACGTTCTCTTCGTAAACATCTTGGGAAACTATTACTGGAAATTAAAAAACCCGCGAGAAGCGGGTTTCCGAAGATTTTTCGCAGGTCCCACGCGGGATATCACCCGCGTGTGACGCGTACATTAAGCGCCCTACGTACTTACGCTAGGCACGCCATTGCAGACATTGCTGCCGCACGGCTTCATGCAAAGACTTCTCTTCTGCAACGACTCCGCGCAGCCATGTCGCATCGTTGATCTGGTTGCGCGCGATCGCGCCGACTTCTTCCAGCGCCTGCGCGGAACCGAGTGCATCGGCATGCGGCGCGATGCGTTCGAGCGTTTCGATGATGTCTTCCGAGATCGTCTTGCGCTCCCCCGTCTGCGGATCGATACACGTCCCTGCGAGACCGAAGCGGCATGCTTCGAAACGATTGAACGTGTAGACGAGGTAGTCGTCTTCTTTCGGCATCAGCGGTTTGTCGAGCAGCAGATGACGTGCGAGCGTCTGGATGTAGCAAGCGATCGCCGCAGCACGATCGACCGATAGCGGCGTGTCCATCACACGCACTTCGATCGTGCCGAAGCCGGGCTTCGGCCGGATGTCCCAGTAGAAATCCTTCATGCTGTTGACCACGCCCGTGTTGACCATCTTCGAGAAATATTCCTCGAAGCTGTCCCACGTCAGCACGAACGGCGCGCGGCCGGACAGCGGAAACGCGAACACGGAGTTCAGACGCGCCGAGTGAAAACCCGTGTCGACACCCTGCACGAACGGCGACGACGCCGACAGCGCGATGAAGTGCGGAATGAAACGGGACAGCGAATGCAGCAGAAACAGCGCGCTGTCCGAATCCGGGCAACCGATATGCACGTGCTGGCCGAACACCGTGAACTGTTTCGCGAGGTAGCCGTAGAGTTCGGACAGATACTGGAAACGTGGCGTATCGACGATCTGCCGTTCGCTCCATTGCTGGAACGCATGCGTGCCGCCGCCGCACAAACCAACGTTCAGACGATCGGCCGCACCGACCAGCGTGTCGCGGATCGTGCGCAGATCGACGACTGCCTGTTCGTGCGTCGTGCAGATGCCGGTCGACAGCTCGATCATGCTTTCGGTGATTTCTGGCGTGATGTTGCCGGGAATCTTCTCGTCCTTGATGAGCCGCATCAGGTCGGTGCCGGCTTTCGTCAGGTCGTAATCGTGCGTGTTGACGATCTGCATTTCGAGTTCGATACCGAACGTGAACGGCTTCGAATCGATAAAGGGTTCGAGTGACATAGCGTCTCTTGGGTCAGGTCGGCAGACCGGTTCGATTCGAACGGCCTGCCGGTAACAAAACAATGTACGTGAGGCTTAGTCGGAACTCAGTCCGCGTCGCGACGTTCGCCCACCAGCGCAAGGCTGCGATACACGAGCCACGGACCGACGATCTGCAATACGACGATCGAACACATCACGACGGCACGCAGCATCGGATCGAAATTCGGGTACAGCGTGTACGTATCGTCGACGAGCAGATACGCGAGCGCCGACATCGGCGACAACGACAGGCCGAGTGCGACGCCCTGCTTCCAGTTCAGGCCGCTCGGTTTCGCGAACGCGAGCACGCCAACCAGCTTCGCAATCAGACGCGCGACGATCAACCCGAGCGCGGCCACGCCGCCGAGCGCGATGTCTTTCCATTCGAATGTGGTCAGTGTCAGCACGAACAGGATCACAGTCAGCAGCCAGCCGGCCGTGCCGAAATGCTGCGGCCACAACTGCGGACGCTCATCACGATTCTTCACGATGATGCCGGCCGCGAGCAGACTCAGAATGGTCGACAGCTTGAACACGTGCGCAATCGCGATAGCGAGCAACACGAGCCCGAACAGCGCGACGAACGAATGCTCGTCCTGCATGTTCATCCGACGATAGAAGAAATTGCACGCGCGTGCGAGGCAGTACGCGAGAATCAGCGAACCGATCAGCAGATACAGCGGCTGCAGGATCGTCGCGAACACATTGCCGTACACCTCCTGATGCAGCCAGCTCGACGCGAGCTTCTCGATCACGACTGCGTACATGCTGTTCAGCGCGGTGAGCGTCATCAGCCGTTGCGTGACCTGGCCTTCCGCGCGCAGTTCGGTCTTCAGCTGGATCACCATTGCCGGCGACGTCGCCATCGCAATCGACGCGAGCACCATCGCGACCATCGTCGGCACGCTCAGGAACAGCAGCACGATCAGCACGAATACGAAAGTCAGCGTCGCTTCGGCGACGCTCGACAGAATCAGCCAGTAATTGCGGCGCATCCAGCGCAGATCGAGACGGCTACCGAGTTCGAACAGCAGCAGACCAAGTGCAACGTCGAGCAACGGTCGCGCAGCAGCGGCGGATCCTGCATCGATCACACCCCCACCAGCCGCTCCGGCGATCAGGCCGATGATCGCGTAGCCCGAAATGCGCGGCAGACGCCACGCGCGATAGCAGAGTTCGCCGCACAACCCTGCAGCGAGCAAGGCGAGACCCGCCCAGAAGATCGCATCGGGCGTGAGCGGCCACGCGGGAAAGAATGAAAACGCCGACTTCATCGTGATGGGTTCTCCTTGTGCAGCGACAGTTCTCCGCACGGAGCGTGCGGTGCGACGATGGCTCGTGGAGCGTACACCGGCTGTATGGCGGTATGCGCTGCGTGCCGATCGACGGGTGAACTGTCAGCGATCGGATGAATACTGAACGTGCCGGCACTGCATGGCGGCCTGCTGCAACAGACATTGCGCAGCTCAGGCTACCGGCCGGGGTGAATGAACGCCGCCGACTTTCGAATCAGATTCTGATTGACCGGCAACCGTTCCGTTGATGCGTCGATCGCTCGAAGCGACGTGTGACGCGGGAAGAACGGCGATTGTGCCATAGCTTTTTCGCACTCGACGCAAAACGCGCCGAACATCCTTCGAACCTGCCGTCAGGCGGTAAAAACGAACCGCGGTTTGCGATCTTCGAAGGAAAAACCGACCGGTCATCGCGTGCATTGCAGCATCGATCCGGCTGCGTTTGCGACGCACTTGCGACGGCGAAGCCTCGTTTTGCATCCGCCGACCGATGCGCCTTCTGGTTTAAAAGGTTTACCGTATGTATACGTAGTAGCAGTTAACAAAGGTCGCTCATTTCTGTGGACAACCCCTGTTTACCGAACGGAATCATCCGCTTGCCGAATGCACAACCGGACGCGAAGGATGTGCGGCCGCGACCGGTTCCATTGCATAACTTTTGGGTCAAACGGCGCGCGACGAAGTTACCCCGTTTACGTCCACATCGGTTCCACACGAGTTGCGCATGCAATTCGAACGGTTATCCACAGCGTCGCGTGGATAACTTGCGTGCGTCGAGAAATCGGAGAAATCGGGAACGGGAGCTTCAGCGCACCGTGCCGTGCCGCAATGCACGCAGCAGGAATCGTGCGGGATCGATCGTGTCGGCGAGCTCGCGTTCAATCGGCCAGGGCTCGCCTTCGATCTGCGCGGCGATCAGTTCGGCACCGAGCGCGGCCCAGACGAGACCGCGTGACCCATACGCGAACGCGCCATAGAGACCCGATGCGCGAGGCAGGTCGAGCGGCCATGCACCGCGCAGCCGGTCGGCATCGCGCGTGGCAACGGTTTCGTCGGCGAGCTGTCCGATCATCGGCATGCGGTCGCTCGTCACACAGCGAAATGCGACGCGTCCGGATAGTGTCGCGGCCTCGTCAGGGTCGAGTGCGGCCGACGGCATCATGCGCGCGAGTCGCTCGACGTTGTCGATGTGATCCGCCGCGCGCAGCGACGTGTCGGTGTCGTCGATATCGTAGGACGCACCGGTCAGCGTGATGCCGTCGGCGAGCGGCACCGCGTAGCCATCGCCGATCACCGGCAGATGTGGCGATGAGATGCGCTGCGGCAGCAGCGTCAACTGACCGCGTACGCTGCGCGTCGGCGCATGCTGCAATCCAGCGACGCGCGCGGCTTCATGTGCGTTCGCGAAAATCACGACCGGTGCGATCGCGACCGTGTTGCCCGATGTATCGATCACGGCCCACTGCTCGCCTACCCGTTCGACACGCGCGACATCGACGCCGAAACGTCGCTCGAGCCGTTCGCCCGCCGCTGCGTATTGCGCCGCGCACAACGCAGCCGGATCGATCCAGCCGCCGTGCGGATGAAACCATCCGCTGTGCGCGAGCGACACACCAGCGAGACGCTGTGCATCGTCGCGTGATACAGGTATGACGTAATCGCGTGGCCATCCGAACGCAGCGAGCGCATTCGTCATGCTGTGCCATTCGTCTTCGTTTTCGGCGAGTTCGAGCAGGCCGTTTGTGCTGCGCGATAGTGATAGACCAGAGCGTTCGAGTTCGGTCCAACGCTGTAGTGCGTACGCGAAGCCCGCACGCGTGATGCGTGAAGCGACGCTATCGTCGCGCGACAGCAGCGGATGAAATACGCCCGCAGGATTGCCGGACGCATCGCGCGCGATGGCGTTATGTCGTTCCAGCGATGTCACTTGCCAGCCACGCGCAGCAAGCCGTTCGATCACCGCACAACCGGCGAGGCCTGCACCGATCACGACGGCATGCCGATGCTCAACGGCGAGCGGCACTGGTGGCTCATAGCGCCGCACACGCCAGCGCGGCGCAAACTTGCCGACCAGCATCGCGCGTTTCCAGCCGAAGCCATCGACCTTGCGATACTCGAAACCGGTCTGCGTCAGCGCGCGTTTCACATCGCCGGCGCTCGTGTAAGTGGAGAACGTTGCTTGGTCGCCGGCGAGGCGCGCGAGCATCCGGAACAACAACGGTGTCCACAATTCGGGATTTTTCGCGGGCGCGAAGCCGTCGAGATAGAACGCATCGGCGCGTAGCCATAGCGAAGAGAGTGTCGTCGTCGCGTCGCCGAACACCAGCGTCAATGTGACGCGGCCCTCTTCGAATTCGAGTCGGTGTGTGCCCGGCATCAACGTCGGCCATGCGTCGGCAAGACGTTCGGCGAACTCGAGCACCAATGTGTCTGCGATGGTCGCCGCATACGCAGCGCGCAGATCGTCCGCAGTAAACGGGTGTTTTTCGGTCGACACGAAATGCAGACGTTCGCAGCGCGCCGGGTCCGCGCGCCACGCAGCCCACGTCGCCAGGAAGTTGATGCCCATGCCGAAACCCGTCTCCACGATCGTGAAAACGCGGCGGCTGCGCCAACGTTCCGGCAATCCGTTGCCGTGCAAAAAGACGTATTCCGCCTGCTCGATAGCGCCGACGGCGCTGTGATAAATGTCGTCGTGACGCGGCGAAAACGGGGTGCCGTTATCGCGAAACGCGAGTGTCGCGGGGATGAGCGGTTCAGTCATGCGTGACGAAAAGACGGCGATGCGATGTTCGAAGACTGCCCGGAAAGCCGCATGCCGTGGGGTTTCTACGGAGTTCCACTAGCGTCGGCGGCGCGCGATCGTTGGCAAAAACCAACGTCAGCGCGCGTCTCGACCGATACAAAACGCTCGGGCGGGTGTCGTCGAGTTCCAAAAACGACACTTTCCTAAGCGGAACCGCCAAAGAACGCTGTAATTCTTCGAAACCCTTGTCCTGTATGGGTTTGCGCTGCGCTATCATAGCAAGCGCCGCGGAGTGATGCGGCAGCACGGCCGTCATGCAACACGTTGCGCGACGCGTTTGTCCGGAGCGCCTCCGGAGCCGTCGCTGCTCGACGGCGTGGCGCGCGCACGTATAATCGGCGCGTTCGCGCTGTTCGTGTCAACCTAAACCAGAAAGGAACCTTAATGAACAAACAGGAACTGATCGACGCCGTCGCAGGACAGACGGGCGCCAGCAAGGCTCAAACCGGTGAAACGCTGGACACGTTGCTTGAAGTGGTCAAGAAGGCTGTGTCGAAGGGTGACTCGGTCCAGTTGATCGGCTTCGGCAGCTTCGGTTCGGGTAAGCGCGCAGCCCGTACGGGCCGCAACCCGAAGACCGGTGAAACCATCAAGATTCCGGCTGCCAAGACCGTCAAGTTCACGGCTGGTAAAGCGTTCAAGGACGCGGTCAACAAGCGCTAAGCATCGGTTGCTTTTTTGTTGACGCCCGCCTCTGGCGGGTTTTTTTTCGTCTGCGATTTTCGAGTGCGGCGGTGTCGCCGCACTCATGTTTCAGTCGCGGCTTTAGTCGTGACGATGCACGATCTCGCCATGGCCATGATCGTGGTCATGGCTGTGATCGTGATCTTCTTCGGCGTCGAGATTCCACGCAGGGAACGGATCGCTGAAGTGCGACCATGCGTGCGCACCTCGTGCGTATTCCTCATCGTTCAGCAGACACGCGTCGAGTTTCGCGCGCCAGATAGCCGGGTCGATGCCCGCGCCGATCATCACGAGTTCCTGGCGACGATCGCCGATACTCGTATCGTTCAGATCGCCCTGCCAGTCAGCTGTGATTTCGGCGAGCAGCTCGTCGTCGCCTTCAGGCCATTCGCTGCGATCCTGCGCGGCCCACCACATGCCGGCCGGTCCATGCCGACACGCACCGCCCGCTTGCGACAGCGAACCCGCGATGTCGTTGCGCGTCGCGAGCCAGAAAAACCCCTTGCTGCGCAGCACGCCCTGCCATTCTTCATGCAGTAACGCCCAGAGACGTTCCGGATGAAACGGCCGCCGCGCGCGATAGACGAAATTTCGGATACCGAATTCATCGGCTTCGCTGTGATGATCGTGATCGTGCTGCAGCGACGCGAGCCAGCCGGGTGCGTTTGCCGCTTCGTCGAAATCGAAACGCTTCGTATCGAGCACCTCATTGAGCGGCACATCGCC
It contains:
- a CDS encoding glutamine amidotransferase, whose translation is MNDEVLAIRHVHFEDLGSLELVLGERSRPVRYLDIGFARIEAPDPVAPSLMVVLGGPINACDDLRYPTLVPLVKKIETRIAAGLPTLGICLGAQLIARVLGARVYRAARTELGWSPLTLTDAGRASPVRHLDAAQTSMLHWHGDTFDLPAGATRLASTAVCENQAFAWGQHVLGLQCHPEIRADRFEPWLIGHASEIAAEGTDVRQLRDDTARFGPGLEKAARLMFGEWLDQVEAKP
- a CDS encoding MarR family winged helix-turn-helix transcriptional regulator; protein product: MSEGVYGEQAMGRVTHGLLRLSTAMRSQAWEWAEGAGLTPTQGEILVLLMQRRGPMRLGEIARETALTAATTSDAVSTLEGKGLVEKRRALDDGRALAVRLTARGRTAAKRAAQWPDFLSKAVGTLRDEEQSLLYRTLLKTIRQLEVQGDIPSHRMCVSCTHFIPSKNPKKVPHRCALLDLSFSDTDLRLDCSVHETADVATQKKTWKVFAQHA
- a CDS encoding YbdK family carboxylate-amine ligase, producing MSLEPFIDSKPFTFGIELEMQIVNTHDYDLTKAGTDLMRLIKDEKIPGNITPEITESMIELSTGICTTHEQAVVDLRTIRDTLVGAADRLNVGLCGGGTHAFQQWSERQIVDTPRFQYLSELYGYLAKQFTVFGQHVHIGCPDSDSALFLLHSLSRFIPHFIALSASSPFVQGVDTGFHSARLNSVFAFPLSGRAPFVLTWDSFEEYFSKMVNTGVVNSMKDFYWDIRPKPGFGTIEVRVMDTPLSVDRAAAIACYIQTLARHLLLDKPLMPKEDDYLVYTFNRFEACRFGLAGTCIDPQTGERKTISEDIIETLERIAPHADALGSAQALEEVGAIARNQINDATWLRGVVAEEKSLHEAVRQQCLQWRA
- a CDS encoding cation:proton antiporter, yielding MKSAFSFFPAWPLTPDAIFWAGLALLAAGLCGELCYRAWRLPRISGYAIIGLIAGAAGGGVIDAGSAAAARPLLDVALGLLLFELGSRLDLRWMRRNYWLILSSVAEATLTFVFVLIVLLFLSVPTMVAMVLASIAMATSPAMVIQLKTELRAEGQVTQRLMTLTALNSMYAVVIEKLASSWLHQEVYGNVFATILQPLYLLIGSLILAYCLARACNFFYRRMNMQDEHSFVALFGLVLLAIAIAHVFKLSTILSLLAAGIIVKNRDERPQLWPQHFGTAGWLLTVILFVLTLTTFEWKDIALGGVAALGLIVARLIAKLVGVLAFAKPSGLNWKQGVALGLSLSPMSALAYLLVDDTYTLYPNFDPMLRAVVMCSIVVLQIVGPWLVYRSLALVGERRDAD
- the mnmC gene encoding bifunctional tRNA (5-methylaminomethyl-2-thiouridine)(34)-methyltransferase MnmD/FAD-dependent 5-carboxymethylaminomethyl-2-thiouridine(34) oxidoreductase MnmC gives rise to the protein MTEPLIPATLAFRDNGTPFSPRHDDIYHSAVGAIEQAEYVFLHGNGLPERWRSRRVFTIVETGFGMGINFLATWAAWRADPARCERLHFVSTEKHPFTADDLRAAYAATIADTLVLEFAERLADAWPTLMPGTHRLEFEEGRVTLTLVFGDATTTLSSLWLRADAFYLDGFAPAKNPELWTPLLFRMLARLAGDQATFSTYTSAGDVKRALTQTGFEYRKVDGFGWKRAMLVGKFAPRWRVRRYEPPVPLAVEHRHAVVIGAGLAGCAVIERLAARGWQVTSLERHNAIARDASGNPAGVFHPLLSRDDSVASRITRAGFAYALQRWTELERSGLSLSRSTNGLLELAENEDEWHSMTNALAAFGWPRDYVIPVSRDDAQRLAGVSLAHSGWFHPHGGWIDPAALCAAQYAAAGERLERRFGVDVARVERVGEQWAVIDTSGNTVAIAPVVIFANAHEAARVAGLQHAPTRSVRGQLTLLPQRISSPHLPVIGDGYAVPLADGITLTGASYDIDDTDTSLRAADHIDNVERLARMMPSAALDPDEAATLSGRVAFRCVTSDRMPMIGQLADETVATRDADRLRGAWPLDLPRASGLYGAFAYGSRGLVWAALGAELIAAQIEGEPWPIERELADTIDPARFLLRALRHGTVR
- a CDS encoding HU family DNA-binding protein; the encoded protein is MNKQELIDAVAGQTGASKAQTGETLDTLLEVVKKAVSKGDSVQLIGFGSFGSGKRAARTGRNPKTGETIKIPAAKTVKFTAGKAFKDAVNKR
- a CDS encoding GTP-binding protein is translated as MNQPPIPVTVLSGFLGAGKTTLLNHILANRAGLRVAVIVNDLAAVNIDAALVRDAAALSHVEEQLVEMSNGCICCTLRDDLLVEIRRLAGEQRFDAILIESTGIAEPMPIAETFTFVDDDGVSLSDVARLDTLVTVVDAFNFLRDYACTDALVERGIGATDEDDRTLVELLIEQIEFCDVLVVNKTDLVSADDLARLQHILAHINPRAVQVLSRFGDVPLNEVLDTKRFDFDEAANAPGWLASLQHDHDHHSEADEFGIRNFVYRARRPFHPERLWALLHEEWQGVLRSKGFFWLATRNDIAGSLSQAGGACRHGPAGMWWAAQDRSEWPEGDDELLAEITADWQGDLNDTSIGDRRQELVMIGAGIDPAIWRAKLDACLLNDEEYARGAHAWSHFSDPFPAWNLDAEEDHDHSHDHDHGHGEIVHRHD